The region ctttccttccttcctaaattcacaccttcatccattcctcatttccctcattctctctttgtctctctgtctttctctctctctctctcctctttctctctctctccctctgtctatcTCCTGgaccctctcttactctctcttcctttttgtctcttcctttccagaAGTGTGTCTTTGACTTAAGTAGTGGCGTGTGCTCATCGCCCACAAAAACCCATGGAAAACACCTAGCCCCAGATTTCAATCCCCAGCGCTGCCACAAATACAAAACTCCAACAATGacacatttcaaaaacaacaatacctagaccaaattttggagaaaatataggggggataggaattaatgtcaaataaagaagcacctcccatgagagcaagagaactatttcttcatctcccacacaTTTTGGCATCGAGGCCTACATCTTCAAAGCCCTCAGTGTTGAGATTTGATGAAAATGTCACAGGAATGCTGTCAAACTTCATTGGCTCCTCTTGAATCTTAAGATGTATTCACTTGATATCTACCCAGGTacaccaaaagaaacaacaatagaaaggaagggaggaagggagggtggtaggaaggaaggaaggaaggaaggaaggaaggaaggaaggaaggaaggaaggaaaaagaaagaaagaaagaaagaagaaagaaagaaagaaagaaagaaagaaagaaagaaagaagaaagaaagagaaagaacaaggaaggaaggaatgaacatcagagagagaaagacaaaaacagacaaaggagggtgggaggaggcagggagttaggttggaagaaagcaaggaaggaatagagaaagcaaggaaagcaggcagacatgaaagccgaggaatagaagaatgaaaaaaaagaagccgggaAAGAAGCGAactttgaaggaaaaaggaaaggctggaaaCTGGCAGACAGGTTGagaagaaccacagcaccacttctggcttttcagtggttcattcgTGACGAGAGTGTCaagcacttttctgtccaggtcggctttgaagtgtgatcctcaaatctcagtcttttgagtagctgggatgacaagtgtgcaacACCAGACCATGGTgtactgtgtgtgttttgttatttcattatttttatgattttcttgggTATCTATCAGTTGTGGAAGTGCAGTCAGAGGGGATTCACTGTGACACAAACATAGCTAGGGTGGGTGTCTGAGCATATCAGCATGGAGTGTGGGCTGAGTTGCAGAActatgaggggagggagggtgggcggtGCCCTTCACTTGGCCTGTGATGGTTCATAACACTTCCTTTACACTGTGTCCAGTTGACAATCCCTCCCTGCTGGTCATGGTCTGCTTTGAGAGATGACGAGGAGCATTTCACTGAAGCTACTTTAGGTTACCTCCTTATAAGTCATGTACACGAAAGAGAGTCCGTGTGTTCTTTGatccaattatttcatttattcatacaataaaggatttccaactccaagaaggcaatatttttttctttatttgtattttttacctcgtccctcctccGCATCCCCAACCCCGGGGCTTCCACCtctgcatttcctcctccaccaacCCCGCACGAGTTCTACAGGTCATTTACACCATAttggtttgcaagtattactgctgcagcagtttgtctttttgtcctttatctcttggttttggtatcccctttccttCCATAGTTGAGACAcagatatatacagtatccagggtactgaaatcatatAACATGCTATCAGGTGTCAgagcaacaggaaagaaagataagaggcaaaggcatcatttcatgtcgcatgttgaaaacaactccAATGATGAACCACATTCTTTCATCATTGGCTGGTTTGTGGGTAGGAGCACTGACaaatgaattcatggcctaggctCTGGCTATTCCTCAGCTCTTTCCATTCAATGTTGGCCCTCTACCATGAGACTCGAAAACTCCCCTTCTGGGATtttcatggttcattggagatttcaaaacaaaacaaaacaaaaaaccaaacctcagGGGATCaggcttggttggctttgaactgtgatcctcagatctcagcttcctgaatagttacaaTTAGCAGTGTGAACAAGCAGCCTGTGGGCtgaatgactaattttttttttttttttttttttggtggattcgCTTTTCAAACCTgagctagagcactgtccctaaactcacttgctcaaggccagcactctcccttGTTTGCTCATCGTTCTACTGCTAGTTTTCTGAGGTTTGttttagatgagagtctcatacacaTTGCAAgcgaggctgattttgaaccatgttccttggaTCTCTAATTGGTTGAGGAGTTCAGATTCTACGCAGGAACATTCCTCTGATTGTGGTATCCTGAGAAATGACATCTTCGTATTCAtgccttttgtttcctctctttttgcaTTGAAATGATGGGTGGAAACACTGAACTGTACCCTGTCACGTGGCGGCACCAGGATCTGGAGGTTTGATCGCaaccatttggagaaacaagactgtGCTCTAATTCTTTCCAGAGGGCATTCATTCCAGACTCTTGACGGACTGTGCACATGACACAGGAATCCGCAGAGGGCACAGAAGTTCCTGGTTTCCAGAACTACAGTTGAATCGAAAAGCTCAGGACGACCGGTCGTTTCTCTTCCGCACACATGGAACGTGGAGATCTGCCCAGGTGGAGAACTCTCTTATGGCCCAGCATTCGTGTGATGCTGAGATGAAATTTCCCAGAGAAAGGCGACCGACTACCCAAGGCCATGAAGCCCCTCCTCTGTGAACACCCAGGAACCATCCGGCCCCAGGCTGTAGTACTGGAAACTGTCACAGTAACGACAGAAATCGGTACAGATCTGGACCTTCTGGGTTGTCCGTACATCTTCCAGTGCCTGGGCCAAACTAGCCAGAACTTGGGTAAAACTGTCAGGGTCGATGTTCCCCGGGGACccgtagctctccagagggggaGAATAGATCGCTCGGCTCAACTGGCCCGACCTGGCAATGACTCCCAGGAGGCTGTGCAGGGTGTCCATGAAgatgtggtttccatagaaactgaagaagctgatcttggagcactggctcagggtggGCAAAAAGCCTGAGACGTGGGCATCACTGATTTTGCAGTccctccagggccagggtctccagggtgccggccacctgctccaacagggctCTCAGGGGATCGGGACTGAAGCTATCCATAGACAAATTCCGCAgccgcaggtgctggagctgtgtggtgcagggacactgggatagaaacctcaggtcagcttcctgaaggtcacatgtgctcagagacaaggcctgcaaaggtggCAGGCTCCTGAGGATGGCGGGCAGCTTTCCACCAAGGTAGAGGACGTCTCGCATATGCAGCTCTGGAGacgctgcagctgccccagatgtgcccccaattgagaggaataagaggaatcTGGGGAGCTGGGAGTGTAGAAGTCACCACGCATATTGCAGAAAGTAAGGATGCGGAGGTTCTTCATCTGGCTCAGGTAAGGAGCAAAGGTTTgcatggtttctccatgccacagtTCACTCACCAGCAGTTCCTGGATAGAGTCCAGACTCACGACCGACTGAACCTTCTGGATTTCACAGCTGGAGTCACACAGAATCTGCAGCTCCCTCGAGCACAGCCGGActcgttctttcctctccagggcccactggagcaggaaggcttggagatcaTCCCGAGCGCCATCGTCAATGGTCAGGTGGATGGTGATCACCAAGGGCTGCTCTTCAGCCACCCctgtccagggacttgctcttgGCTTGACAGGCGGGACCTCCGGGTAGGACATTTGTGCCATGGCAGGGTACCCCAGCGTCCAGATccctgggtgctcaccctgcAGATCAAGGGCTTGCAGTTTCCACCGACGGGGGCGCTGCCTTTTTGGCCAGTAGCAGATCAAGCCCACCCAGGACAGCCTTGAGGGTTTCTGGTTCTGGTGGCTGTTTGCCAGGTCcccgagggggaggcaggggaagggccaggcctgcaccatggccttcagcaccctctctgtggcccccagtgtaggcctccacgaagagcgaagggaacagcagcagtggcagattgtctagggcagaggtggccagggcctggttgctcagcAGACTTTTCCCGGCGAGTCGCTGGAGCAAGGGTGGGGTCCCGGCGTTCATCTTGCTCGATGATATAGGGATCTGGTGTGCAGGgttctctgaatcccagcagggccaggcactgactgcaggtcactccaggactctgctgctgttctctgagctCTGGGTATCTTTATACCCTCAGGCCCCGCCTTCAGGAGTGCACATCAGCCAATCAGATAGCAGCTACTCTTGGCCTTATTGAAACACACCCAGTACAACTAGAAGGGGTTGTCCTTCTCTGGATTAGGTCAAACCCTGCTTCCTAAACAAAAGTGATAGGATTAAGGGCGTGTTCCCCAActgatctttgaaatgtaaattacactgaagcagAAACAATTTCCACCCACCTGTCGCCTGAAACCCCTCCAGGCATTCCCATGATGCTTcgctgccctggggctgggaaggatgcAGGAGAGGCCCCAGCAACAAAGACTAGGGGGGACATTCCATCTCTGtgggtttttccttcatttccttgttccttccttccttccttccttcctcctccctttgcatttcttttcctttcttccattcttttctcctatgttcggtttctctttcttctccttagcaTTGACCTccgttctccctttttcccttcctttctttgttctccttccactcctgtccttctttcctacaatttcaccctttcttttcctttctacttagtcccctacctgtttgcctgcctccgtatcttcttcttttctccacttctttcgtaccttccttcctctttccttccttcctaaattcacaccttcatccattcctcatttccctcattctctctttgtctctctgtctttctctctctctccctctgtctatcTCCTGgaccctctcttactctctcttcctttttgtctcttcctttaCAGAAGTGTGTCTTTGACTTAAGTAGTGGCGTGTGCTCATCGCCCACAAAAACCCATGGAAAACACCTAGCCCCAGATTTCAATCCCCAGCGCTGCACAAATACAAAACTCCAACAATGACgcatttcaaaaacaacaatacctagaccaaattttggagaaaatatagGGGGGATAGGAATTAATGTCAAATAAAGAAGCACCTCCCATGAGAGCAAGAGAACTATTTCATCATCTCCCACACATTTTGGCATCGAGGCCTACATCTTCAAAGCCCTCAGTGTTGAGATTTGATGAAAATGTCACAGGAATGCTGTCAAACTTCATTGGCTCCTCTTGAATCTTAAGATGTATTCACTTGATAATCTACCCAGGTacaccaaaagaaacaacaatagaaaggaagggaggaagggagggtgtaggaaggaaggaaggaaggaaggaaggaaggaaggaaggaaagaagaaagaaagaaagaaagaaatgaaagaaagaaagaaagaaagaaagaaagaaagaaagagaaagagagaacaaggaaggaaggaatgaacatcagagagagaaagacaaaaacagacaaaggagggtgggaggaggcagggagttaggttggaagaaagcaaggaaggaatagagaaagcaaggaaagcaggCAGACATTGAAAGCCGgaggaatagaagaatgaaaaaaaaaaggaagcagggaaagaagcgaacttttgaaggaaaaaggaaaggctggaaaCTGGCAGACAGGTTGagaagaaccacagcaccacttctggcttttcagtggttcattcgTGACGAGAGTGTCaagcacttttctgtccaggtcggctttgaagtgtgatcctcaaatctcagtcttttgagtagctgggatgacaagtgtgcaacACCAGACCATGGTgtactgtgtgtgttttgttatttcattatttttatgatttcttgGGTATCTATCAGTTGTGGAAGTGCAGTCAGAGGGGAATCACTGTGACACAAACATAGCTAGGGTGGGTGTCTGAGCATATCAGCATGGGAGTGTGGGCTGAGTTGCAGAActatgaggggagggagggtgggcggtGCCCTTCACTTGGCCTGTGATGGTTCATAACACTTCCTTTACACTGTGTCCAGTTGACAATCCCTCCCTGCTGGTCATGGTCTGCTTTGAGAGATGACGAGGAGCATTTCACTGAAGCTACTTTAGGTTACCTCCTTATAAGTCATGTACACGAAAGAGAGTCCGTGTGTTCTTTGatccaattatttcatttattcatacaataaaggatttccaactccaagaaggcaatatttttttctttatttgtattttttacctcgtccctcctccGCATCCCCAACCCCGGGGCTTCCACCTCTGCATTTCTCCTCCACCAACCCCGCACGAGTTCTACAGGTCATTTACACCATAttggtttgcaagtattactgctgcagcagttttgtctttttgtcctttatctcttggttttggtatcccctttcccttccatagttgagacacagatatatacagtatccagggtacctgAAATCATATAACATGCTATCAGGTGTCAgagcaacaggaaagaaagataagaggcAAAGGCATCATTCATGtcgcatgttgaaaacaactccAATGATGAACCACATCCTTTCATCATTTGGCTGGTTTGTGGGTAGGAGCACTGACaaatgaattcatggcctaggcgTCTGGCTATTCCTCAGCTCTTTCCATTCAATGTTGGCCCTCTACCATGAGACTCGAAAACTCCCCTTCTGGGATtttcatggttcattggagatttcaaaacaaaacaaaacaaaaaaccaaacctcagGGGATCaggcttggttggctttgaactgtgatcctcagatctcagcttcctgaatagttacaaTTAGCAGTGTGAACAAGCAGCCTGTGGCtgaatgactaattttttttttttttttttttttttggtggattcgCTTTTCAAACCTgagctagagcactgtccctaaactcacttgctcaaggccagcactctcccttGTTTGCTCATCGTTCTACtgctagttttctggaggtttgttttagatgagagtctcatacacaTTGCAAgcgaggctgattttgaaccatgttccttggaTCTCTAATTGGTTGAGGAGTTCAGATTCTACGCAGGAACATTCCTCTGATTGTGGTATCCTGAGAAATGACATCTTCGTATTCAtgccttttgtttcctctctttttgcaTTGAAATGATGGGTGGAACACTGAACTGTACCCTGTCACGTGGCGGCACCAGGATCTGGAGGTTTGATCGCaaccatttggagaaacaagactgtGCTCTAATTCTTTCCAGAGGGCATTCATTCCAGACTCTTGACGGACTGTGCACATGACACAGGAATCCGCAGAGGGCACAGAAGTTCCTGTTTCCAGAACTACAGTTGAATCGAAAAGCTCAGGACGACCGGTCGTTTCTCTTCCGCACACATGGAACGTGGAGATCTGCCCAGGTGGAGAACTCTCTTATGGCCCAGCATTCGTTGTGATGCTGAGATGAAATTCCCAGAGAAAGGCGACCGACTACCCAAGGCCATGAAGCCCCTCCTCTGTGAACACCCAGGAACCATCCGGCCCCAGGCTGTAGTACTGGAAACTGTCACAGTAACGACAGAAATCGGTACAGATCTGGACCTTCTGGGTTGTCCGTACATCTTCCAGTGCCTGGGCCAAACTAGCCAGAACTTGGGTAAAACTGTCAGGGTCGATGTTCCCCGGGGACccgtagctctccagagggggaGAATAGATCGCTCGGCTCAACTGGCCCGACCTGGCAATGACTCCAGGAGGCTGTGCAGGGTGTCCATGAAgatgtggtttccatagaaactgaagaagctgatcttggagcactggctcagggtggGCAAAAGCCTGAGACGTGGGCATCACTGATTTTGcagtcctccagggccagggtctccagggtgccggccacctgctccaacagggctCTCAGGGGATCGGGACTGAAGCTATCCATAGACAAATTCCGCAgccgcaggtgctggagctgtgtggtgcagggacactgggatagaaacctcaggtcagcttcctgaaggtcacatgtgctcagagacaaggcctgcaaaggtggCAGGCTCCTGAGGATGGCGGGCAGCTTTCCACCAAGGTAGAGGACGTCTCGCATATGCAGCTCCTGGAGacgctgcagctgccccagatgtgccccaattgagaggaataagaggaatcTGGGGAGCTGGGAGTGTAGAAGTCACCACGCATATTGCAGAAAGTAAGGATGCGGAGGTTCTTCATCTGGCTCAGGTAAGGAGCAAAGGTTTgcatggtttctccatgccacagtTCACTCACCAGCAGTTCCTGGATAGAGTCCAGACTCACGACCGACAGAACCTTCTGGATTTCACAGCTGGAGTCACACAGAATCTGCAGCTCCCTCGAGCACAGCCGGActcgttctttcctctccagggcccactggagcaggaaggcttggagatcaTCCCGAGCGCCATCGTCAATGGTCAGGTGGATGGTGATCACCAAGGGCTGCTCTTCAGCCACCCctgtccagggacttgctcttgGCTTGACAGGCGGGACCTCCGGGTAGGACATTTGTGCCATGGCAGGGTACCCCAGCGTCCAGATccctgggtgctcaccctgcAGATCAAGGGCTTGCAGTTTCCACCGACGGGGGCGCTGCCTTTTGGCCAGTAGCAGATCAAGCCCACCCAGGACAGCCTTGAGGGTTTCTGGTTCTGGTGGCTGTGCCAGGTCcccgagggggaggcaggggaagggccaggcctgcaccatggccttcagcacctctctgtggcccccagtgtagGCCTCCACGAAGAGCGATGGGAACAGCAGCAGTGGCAGATTGTCTAGGGCAGAGGtggccagggcctggttgctcagcAGACTTTTCCCGGCGAGTCGCTGGAGCAAGGGTGGGGTCCCGGCGTTCATCTTGCTCGATGATATAGGATCTGGTGTGCAGGgttctctgaatcccagcagggccaggcactgactgcaggtcactccaggactctgctgctgttctctgagctCTGGGTATCTTTATACCCTCAGGCCCCGCCTTCAGGAGTGCACATCAGCCAATCAGATAGCAGCTACTCTTGGCCTTATTGAAACACACCCAGTACAACTAGAAGGGGTGTCCTTCTCTGGATTAGGTCAAACCCTGCTTCCTAAACAAAAGTGATAGGATTAAGGGCGTGTTCCCCAActgatctttgaaatgtaaattacactgaagcagAAACAATTTCCACCCACCTGTCGCCTGAAACCCCTCCAGGCATTCCCATGATGCTTCgctgccccggggctgggaaggaTGCAGGAGAGGCCCCAGCAACAAAGACTAGGGGGGACATTCCATCTCTGtgggtttttccttcatttccttgttccttccttccttccttcctccctccctttgcatttcttttcctttcttccattcttttctcctacgttcggtttctctttcttctccttagcaTTGACCTccgttctccctttttccttcctttctttgttctccttccactcctgtccttctttcctacaatttcaccctttcttttcctttctacttagtcccctacctgtttgcctgcctccgtatcttcttcttttctccacttctttcgtaccttccttcctctttccttccttcctaaattcacaccttcatccattcctcatttccctcattctctctttgtctctctgtctttctctctctctctctcctctttctctctctctccctctgtctatcTCCTGgaccctctcttactctctcttcctttttgtctcttcctttccagaAGTGTGTCTTTGACTTAAGTAGTGGCGTGTGCTCATCGCCCACAAAAACCCATGGAAAACACCTAGCCCCAGATTTCAATCCCCAGCGCTGCCACAAATACAAACTCCAACAGTGacacatttcaaaaacaacaatacctagaccaaattttggagaaaatataggggggataggaattaatgtcaaataaagaagcacctcccatgagagcaagagaactatttcttcatctcccacacaTTTTGGCATCGAGGCCTACATCTTCAAAGCCCTCAGTGTTGAGATTTGATGAAAATGTCACAGGAATGCTGTCAAACTTCATTGGCTCCTCTTGAATCTTAAGATGTATTCACTTGATATCTACCCAGGTacaccaaaagaaacaacaatagaaaggaagggaggaagggagggtggtaggaaggaaggaaggaaggaaggaaggaaggaaggaaggaaaaagaaagaaagaaagaaagaaagaaagaaagaaagaaagaaagaaagaaagaaagaaagaaagaaagagaaagaacaaggaaggaaggaatgaacatcagagagagaaagacaaaaacagacaaaggagggtgggaggaggcagggagttaggttggaagaaagcaaggaaggaatagagaaagcaaggaaagcaggcagacatgaaagccggaggaatagaagaatgaaaaaaaaggaagccggGAAAGAAGCGaacttttgaaggaaaaaggaaaggctggaaaCTGGCAGACAGGTTGagaagaaccacagcaccacttctggcttttcagtggttcattcgTGACGAGAGTGTCaagcacttttctgtccaggtcggctttgaagtgtgatcctcaaatctcagtcttttgagtagctgggatgacaagtgtgcaacACCAGACCATGGTgtactgtgtgtgttttgttatttcattatttttatgattttcttgggTATCTATCAGTTGTGGAAGTGCAGTCAGAGGGGATTCACTGTGACACAAACATAGCTAGGGTGGGTGTCTGAGCATATCAGCATGGGAGTGTGGGCTGAGTTGCAGAActatgaggggagggagggtgggcggtGCCCTTCACTTGGCCTGTGATGGTTCATAACACTTCCTTTACACTGTGTCCAGTTGACAATCCCTCCCTGCTGGTCATGGTCTGCTTTGAGAGATGACGAGGAGCATTTCACTGAAGCTACTTTAGGTTACCTCCTTATAAGTCATGTACACGAAAGAGAGTCCGTGTGTTCTTTGatccaattatttcatttattcatacaataaaggatttccaactccaagaaggcaatatttttttctttatttgtattttttacctcgtccctcctccGCATCCCCAACCCCGGGGCTTCCACCtctgcatttcctcctccaccaacCCCGCACGAGTTCTACAGGTCATTTACACCATAttggtttgcaagtattactgctgcagcagtttgtctttttgtcctttatctcttggttttggtatcccctttcccttccatagttgagacacagatatatacagtatccagggtactgaaatcatatAACATGCTATCAGGTGTCAgagcaacaggaaagaaagataagaggcaaaggcatcatttcatgtcgcatgttgaaaacaactccAATGATGAACCACATTCTTTCATCATTTGGCTGGTTTGTGGGTAGGAGCACTGACaaatgaattcatggcctaggctCTGGCTATTCCTCAGCTCTTTCCATTCAATGTTGGCCCTCTACCATGAGACTCGAAAACTCCCCTTCTGGGATtttcatggttcattggagatttcaaaacaaaacaaaacaaaaaaccaaacctcagGGGATCaggcttggttggctttgaactgtgatcctcagatctcagcttcctgaatagttacaaTTAGCAGTGTGAACAAGCAGCCTGTGGCtgaatgactaattttttttttttttttttggtggattcgCTTTTCAAACCTgagctagagcactgtccctaaactcacttgctcaaggccagcactctcccttGTTTGCTCATCGTTCTACtgctagttttctggaggtttgttttagatgagagtctcatacacaTTGCAAgcgaggctgattttgaaccatgttccttggaTCTCTAATTG is a window of Perognathus longimembris pacificus isolate PPM17 unplaced genomic scaffold, ASM2315922v1 HiC_scaffold_5935, whole genome shotgun sequence DNA encoding:
- the LOC125345610 gene encoding PRAME family member 15-like, coding for MNAGTPPLLQRLAGKSLLSNQALATSALDNLPLLLFPSLFVEAYTGGHREPPEPETLKAVLGGLDLLLAKRQRPRRWKLQALDLQGEHPGIWTLGYPAMAQMSYPEVPPVKPRASPWTGVAEEQPLVITIHLTIDDGARDDLQAFLLQWALERKERVRLCSRELQILCDSSCEIQKVLSVVSLDSIQELLVSELWHGETMQTFAPYLSQMKNLRILTFCNMRGDFYTPSSPDSSYSSQLGHIWGSCSVSRSCICETSSTLLQHLRLRNLSMDSFSPDPLRALLEQPPGVIARSGQLSRAIYSPPLESYGSPGNIDPDSFTQVLASLAQALEDVRTTQKVQICTDFCRYCDSFQYYSLGPDGSWVFTEEGLHGLG